In Mytilus galloprovincialis chromosome 1, xbMytGall1.hap1.1, whole genome shotgun sequence, the following are encoded in one genomic region:
- the LOC143082913 gene encoding sodium-dependent glucose transporter 1B-like isoform X2, translated as MPVAVAGWIFKKINRIIVLFVSTILIAIVTVVTPWCRHFGLMIVVFVVRGLAHGVADAGGNINILKIWGTESGPYMQTLHFSFAIGAVISPLAMAPFLNSQIPQDDSKTTQKECLRNSTMNSTNNFNSSADIFMNVDCYRQDTIYKHSNIHGAFVISAGITLLSGLLFSYFLCHKTNSNVEQTQTVRLSSNLPKSIRLTTIGIICITFFCVQVLEKSIVFYLTAFTVEHFAWPKALGSYATSAFWASHAFGRFTAIGITKRFRIRYIFGMYILMHCVCSVCLLITNLMKFEIGIWIFIPIAGLCQSILFPSLMCWTEQDFFKVSGKMVSLFMLTGSGGSMLTPIFLGYLIDLYSPMWFSYGVLIFSICLIVIYIVLFILARRIESHGKENELFITVS; from the exons ATGCCTG TGGCTGTAGCAGGATGGATATTCAAAAAGATCAATCGAATCATCGTATTATTCGTCTCCACAATTTTAATCGCCATTGTAACGGTTGTTACACCTTGGTGTCGTCACTTTGGGCTAATGATTGTTGTATTTGTAGTGCGCGGACTTGCACACGGAGTTGCAGATGCAG GAGGTAATATCAATATTCTGAAGATATGGGGTACAGAGAGTGGACCATACATGCAGACTTTGCACTTTTCATTTGCAATTGGTGCAGTTATTTCCCCACTTGCCATGGCACCTTTCCTCAATTCACAGATTCCTCAAGATGATTCAAAGACAACACAAAAGGAATGTTTACGAAATTCAACAATGAATTCAACCAATAATTTCAACTCATCGGCAGACATATTTATGAATGTTGATTGTTATCGACAAGACACTATTTACAAACATTCAAATATTCATGGAGCATTTGTCATATCTGCAGGCATAACATTGCTGTCGGGGTTATTATTCTCATATTTCCTGTGTCATAAAACGAACAGTAATGTAGAGCAGACACAAACTGTTCGTTTGAGCTCGAATTTGCCAAAATCTATTAGATTGACAACCATTGGTATTATATGCATTACATTTTTCTGTGTTCAGGTCTTAGAAAAGTCGATTGTATTTTACCTCACAGCATTTACGGTTGAACATTTCGCTTGGCCAAAAGCACTAGGATCATATGCAACGTCAGCATTCTGGGCTTCCCATGCGTTTGGGAGGTTTACCGCAATAGgtattacaaaaagattcagaataagatatatcttCGGAATGTATATCTTAATGCATTGTGTGTGTTCCGTATGTCTGTTAATTACgaatttaatgaaatttgaaattggCATTTGGATTTTTATTCCAATTGCAGGACTTTGTCAATCTATTCTTTTCCCTTCACTCATGTGTTGGACTGAACAAGATTTCTTTAAGGTTTCTGGTAAAATGGTATCTTTATTCATGCTAACAGGATCGGGCGGATCAATGCTTACACCAATTTTTCTTGGATATTTGATAGATTTGTATTCACCAATGTGGTTTTCATATGGAGTGCTTATTTTCAGTATATGTCTGATTGTGATATATATTGTTCTCTTTATTCTAGCCCGTAGGATTGAGTCACATGGTAAAGAAAATGAACTTTTTATCACTGTTtcgtga
- the LOC143079702 gene encoding 3 beta-hydroxysteroid dehydrogenase/Delta 5-->4-isomerase type 1-like, giving the protein MTKILVTGGSGCVGQHIIKHFQEYVNEIKEIRVLDLQKFEQKLEYENKIPVVCFTGNITDVDLLVKVTRDVQCVIHTAAYVDVRLFPDKEKLDIINRQGTKLLLEACYQNKVEMFIHCSTIDVMQGYHDIVNGNEANTKPDRLLFGEYARTKQAGERAVLSMNNKLLPNGIAFRTISLRPMVIYGELDQHFIPQAIEAGLQNKKIMIDFCGNGACCLVYVGNIAWAFVCAYKAMRSDKTLGGEAFLIKDNSPNKSMMQFCKPYFDSFNISLYRSFVPYWILYVLISFIHILLFLMSPLKKVQFPVTTATLIYTNLALSFDDSKARKMLQYRPLYTPVESYKCSLKYYNSLSFDNKKKH; this is encoded by the exons ATGACGAAGATTTTGGTAACAGGAGGTAGTGGATGTGTGGGGCAGCACATAATCAAACACTTCCAGGAATATgtaaatgaaattaaagaaatcaGAGTTCTAGATCTTCAGAAATTTGAACAGAAGCTGG AATATGAGAACAAGATACCAGTCGTATGCTTCACTGGTAATATAACAGATGTTGATTTATTAGTCAAGGTCACCAGAGACGTTCAATGCGTTATACATACGGCTGCTTACGTTGATGTAAGATTATTCCCAGATAAAGAAAAACTTGACATAATCAATAGACAAG GGACGAAACTTTTATTGGAGGCGTGCTATCAGAACAAAGTCGAGATGTTTATCCATTGTAGTACTATTGATGTAATGCAAGGATACCATGACATAGTCAATGGTAACGAAGCAAATACAAAACCAGATAGATTACTTTTTGGGGAATATGCCAGGACTAAACAAGCAGGAGAAAGAGCCGTTCTAAGTATGAACAACAAACTTCTTCCAAACG GTATTGCATTTCGAACCATTTCTTTGCGACCAATGGTAATTTATGGAGAGCTTGATCAACATTTTATACCTCAGGCTATAGAAGCTGGACTGCAAAACAAAAAGATCATGATTGATTTTTGTGGCAATGGAGCATGTTGTCTTGTTTACGTTGGAAATATAGCTTGGGCTTTTGTATGTGCTTATAAAGCAATGAGGTCAGATAAAACGCTTGGAGGCGAAGCCTTTCTTATTAAAGATAACAGTCCTAATAAATCAATGATGCAGTTTTGTAAACCATACTTTGATTCATTCAATATATCATTGTATCGGTCGTTTGTTCCTTATTGGATTCTGTATGTACTGATAAGTTTTATTcacattttactgtttttaatGTCACCATTGAAGAAAGTGCAATTTCCAGTAACAACAGCAACacttatatatacaaatttagcGCTGTCGTTCGACGATTCAAAAGCTAGAAAAATGTTACAGTACAGACCTTTGTACACTCCCGTAGAGAGTTACAAATGTTCACTTAAGTATTATAATTCACTTAGCTttgataataaaaagaaacactag
- the LOC143082913 gene encoding sodium-dependent glucose transporter 1A-like isoform X1, giving the protein MDDKNGSKRKVIDEHNGSRIQPREKVSFFDRLKKDVVFRHKVSLSVALFSLFACLGWNVSQLGPALLDLQIITKTRLDEASYFLTAFSLGFLVAVAVAGWIFKKINRIIVLFVSTILIAIVTVVTPWCRHFGLMIVVFVVRGLAHGVADAGGNINILKIWGTESGPYMQTLHFSFAIGAVISPLAMAPFLNSQIPQDDSKTTQKECLRNSTMNSTNNFNSSADIFMNVDCYRQDTIYKHSNIHGAFVISAGITLLSGLLFSYFLCHKTNSNVEQTQTVRLSSNLPKSIRLTTIGIICITFFCVQVLEKSIVFYLTAFTVEHFAWPKALGSYATSAFWASHAFGRFTAIGITKRFRIRYIFGMYILMHCVCSVCLLITNLMKFEIGIWIFIPIAGLCQSILFPSLMCWTEQDFFKVSGKMVSLFMLTGSGGSMLTPIFLGYLIDLYSPMWFSYGVLIFSICLIVIYIVLFILARRIESHGKENELFITVS; this is encoded by the exons ATGGACGATAAGAATGGTTCAAAACGGAAGGTCATAGATGAACACAATGGCTCGAGAATCCAACCACGTGAGAAAGTATCGTTTTTTGACAGACTAAAGAAGGACGTAGTGTTTCGGCACAAAGTTTCTTTATCGGTAGCATTGTTCAGTTTGTTTGCATGCCTG GGATGGAATGTTAGTCAACTTGGACCTGCCCTACTGGACCTGCAAATCATAACAAAAACTAGGTTAGACGAGGCTTCTTATTTCCTTACAGCATTTTCACTTGGATTTCTTGTTGCAGTGGCTGTAGCAGGATGGATATTCAAAAAGATCAATCGAATCATCGTATTATTCGTCTCCACAATTTTAATCGCCATTGTAACGGTTGTTACACCTTGGTGTCGTCACTTTGGGCTAATGATTGTTGTATTTGTAGTGCGCGGACTTGCACACGGAGTTGCAGATGCAG GAGGTAATATCAATATTCTGAAGATATGGGGTACAGAGAGTGGACCATACATGCAGACTTTGCACTTTTCATTTGCAATTGGTGCAGTTATTTCCCCACTTGCCATGGCACCTTTCCTCAATTCACAGATTCCTCAAGATGATTCAAAGACAACACAAAAGGAATGTTTACGAAATTCAACAATGAATTCAACCAATAATTTCAACTCATCGGCAGACATATTTATGAATGTTGATTGTTATCGACAAGACACTATTTACAAACATTCAAATATTCATGGAGCATTTGTCATATCTGCAGGCATAACATTGCTGTCGGGGTTATTATTCTCATATTTCCTGTGTCATAAAACGAACAGTAATGTAGAGCAGACACAAACTGTTCGTTTGAGCTCGAATTTGCCAAAATCTATTAGATTGACAACCATTGGTATTATATGCATTACATTTTTCTGTGTTCAGGTCTTAGAAAAGTCGATTGTATTTTACCTCACAGCATTTACGGTTGAACATTTCGCTTGGCCAAAAGCACTAGGATCATATGCAACGTCAGCATTCTGGGCTTCCCATGCGTTTGGGAGGTTTACCGCAATAGgtattacaaaaagattcagaataagatatatcttCGGAATGTATATCTTAATGCATTGTGTGTGTTCCGTATGTCTGTTAATTACgaatttaatgaaatttgaaattggCATTTGGATTTTTATTCCAATTGCAGGACTTTGTCAATCTATTCTTTTCCCTTCACTCATGTGTTGGACTGAACAAGATTTCTTTAAGGTTTCTGGTAAAATGGTATCTTTATTCATGCTAACAGGATCGGGCGGATCAATGCTTACACCAATTTTTCTTGGATATTTGATAGATTTGTATTCACCAATGTGGTTTTCATATGGAGTGCTTATTTTCAGTATATGTCTGATTGTGATATATATTGTTCTCTTTATTCTAGCCCGTAGGATTGAGTCACATGGTAAAGAAAATGAACTTTTTATCACTGTTtcgtga